A portion of the Micromonospora tarapacensis genome contains these proteins:
- a CDS encoding SigB/SigF/SigG family RNA polymerase sigma factor: MRQRAALTVGDPDRARLRNRVIEANLPMAGRLARRYTGRGESYDDLAQVGALGLIKAVDGYDSSRGVPFVSYAVPTILGGIRRHFRDKAWAIRIPRAAQELGAQVPEARGRLAQQRGRQPTDRELADDLEVTVAQLLAAVAALGVYRLASLNEPRPGADGIGRHALKGAVDAGYATVDEHLTLRLLLAAIPARERRILTMRFYGDLTQAEIAVRVGLSQMHVSRLLKRSLAQLRTGMPR; encoded by the coding sequence TTGCGTCAACGCGCAGCCCTGACCGTCGGTGATCCCGACCGCGCACGGCTGCGTAACCGGGTCATCGAGGCGAACCTGCCGATGGCGGGTCGTCTGGCCCGCCGGTACACCGGACGCGGGGAGTCCTACGACGACCTGGCACAGGTCGGCGCGCTCGGCCTGATCAAGGCCGTGGACGGATACGACAGCAGTCGGGGCGTGCCGTTCGTCTCCTACGCCGTCCCGACCATCCTCGGTGGCATCCGGAGGCACTTCCGCGACAAGGCCTGGGCGATCCGGATCCCGCGGGCGGCCCAGGAACTGGGTGCACAGGTGCCCGAGGCCCGGGGCAGGCTGGCGCAGCAACGCGGTCGCCAACCGACGGATCGAGAGCTCGCCGACGACCTGGAGGTGACCGTCGCCCAACTCCTGGCCGCCGTCGCCGCCCTCGGTGTCTATCGCCTGGCGTCGCTGAACGAGCCACGACCCGGGGCCGACGGCATCGGTCGCCACGCGCTCAAGGGCGCCGTCGATGCGGGATACGCGACCGTGGACGAGCACCTAACCCTCAGGCTGCTCCTCGCGGCGATTCCCGCACGCGAACGCCGGATCCTGACCATGCGGTTCTACGGTGACCTGACCCAGGCGGAGATCGCCGTCCGGGTCGGGCTGTCCCAGATGCACGTCTCCCGGCTGTTGAAGCGCTCGCTGGCCCAGCTGAGAACCGGGATGCCCCGCTGA
- a CDS encoding GAF and ANTAR domain-containing protein, producing MAETQLADVFVEMADTLVDDFDVIEFLHVLTERCVDLLGVSAAGLLLNDQRDTLQVVAASSERTRLLELFQLQTDEGPCLDCFRTGQPVSVADLNLTTARWPRFTAAAAEVGFAAVHALPMRLRSEIIGALNLFEVRPGALDEGKLRIGQALAGVATIGLLQQRAIHRRDMLTEQLQTALNSRVLIEQAKGILAERLQVDMGQAFALLRDSARGRNRRLSELSQAIVDGSEQFAPAPVAKRPG from the coding sequence ATGGCCGAGACCCAGCTGGCCGACGTTTTCGTGGAGATGGCCGACACTCTCGTCGACGACTTCGACGTGATCGAGTTCCTGCACGTGCTGACCGAGAGGTGTGTCGATCTGCTGGGTGTGTCGGCGGCCGGGCTGCTCCTGAACGACCAGCGGGACACGCTGCAGGTGGTCGCCGCCTCCTCCGAACGCACCCGGCTGCTGGAGCTGTTCCAGCTTCAGACCGACGAGGGGCCCTGCCTCGACTGCTTCCGCACGGGCCAACCGGTGTCGGTCGCCGACCTGAACCTGACCACTGCCCGATGGCCGAGGTTCACCGCCGCGGCGGCCGAGGTCGGCTTCGCCGCGGTGCACGCCCTGCCCATGCGCCTGCGCTCCGAGATCATCGGCGCACTGAACCTCTTCGAGGTCCGGCCGGGAGCCCTTGACGAGGGCAAGCTCCGCATCGGTCAAGCACTCGCCGGCGTGGCCACCATCGGACTGCTGCAACAGCGCGCCATCCACCGACGCGACATGCTCACCGAACAGCTGCAGACTGCCCTGAACAGCCGTGTCCTGATCGAACAAGCCAAGGGAATCCTCGCCGAACGCCTCCAGGTGGACATGGGCCAGGCCTTCGCGTTGCTGCGCGACAGCGCTCGCGGTCGCAACCGGCGGCTGTCCGAGTTGTCCCAGGCGATCGTCGACGGCTCCGAGCAGTTCGCGCCGGCGCCAGTCGCCAAGCGGCCGGGCTGA
- a CDS encoding GAF and ANTAR domain-containing protein, which yields MGNPERGDPMTSDRRLRLWAVLRDAARGNAITVDHVCAAAVSVSGVDSAAVAVILDATPRELVYATDRTALELEDLTLTLGEGPCVDATTGGPVLVADLTVPECRHRWPMFAPAAVLAGVCAVFALPLRVGGISLGVLDLYRARTDDLAAEELADVLVLADTACAVLLDGGTRHGMDGDDQGPEGTGLHHPEVHQATGMIMVQLGVPAAVALVRLRAYAYFQDRRLRDVATDVVARRLRLGPARTRGDRNG from the coding sequence ATGGGCAACCCGGAGCGCGGCGATCCGATGACCTCCGATCGCCGGCTGCGTCTGTGGGCCGTTCTGCGCGATGCCGCCCGAGGCAACGCGATCACGGTCGATCATGTCTGCGCGGCGGCAGTCTCGGTCTCGGGCGTCGACTCCGCCGCCGTCGCGGTCATCCTCGACGCCACGCCGCGCGAGCTGGTGTACGCCACGGACCGGACCGCCTTGGAGCTGGAAGACCTGACCCTCACCCTAGGTGAGGGGCCGTGCGTGGACGCAACCACCGGTGGACCTGTCCTGGTCGCCGATCTGACTGTGCCGGAGTGCCGGCACCGCTGGCCGATGTTCGCGCCGGCCGCGGTGCTCGCCGGGGTCTGTGCGGTGTTCGCGTTGCCACTACGGGTGGGCGGGATCAGCCTCGGTGTCCTGGACCTCTACCGGGCCCGCACCGACGACCTGGCGGCGGAGGAACTGGCCGACGTGCTGGTCCTGGCGGATACGGCATGCGCGGTGCTGCTGGACGGCGGGACGCGCCACGGGATGGACGGGGACGATCAGGGGCCCGAGGGGACCGGCCTGCACCACCCCGAGGTGCACCAGGCGACCGGCATGATCATGGTCCAGTTGGGAGTGCCCGCGGCGGTGGCGCTCGTCCGGTTGCGCGCCTACGCGTACTTCCAGGACCGGCGGCTGCGGGACGTGGCGACTGACGTCGTCGCCCGGCGCCTGCGTCTCGGCCCGGCCCGGACACGTGGTGACCGGAATGGGTGA
- a CDS encoding lipopolysaccharide assembly protein LapA domain-containing protein, translating into MVFAVVLLLLLVFVLQNGQRAEVSFLGAHGTLPMGVALLLAAVSGVLLVALPGTARIVQLRMLGRRRVTQDASAPEHRATTRPATGVSRVPLPPRPASQDG; encoded by the coding sequence GTGGTGTTCGCGGTCGTACTCCTGCTGCTGCTCGTCTTCGTACTGCAGAACGGGCAACGCGCCGAGGTGTCGTTCCTCGGCGCGCACGGCACCTTGCCGATGGGGGTGGCACTGCTGCTGGCCGCGGTTTCCGGGGTCCTGCTCGTCGCCCTCCCCGGCACCGCCCGGATCGTGCAACTCAGAATGCTGGGCCGCCGTCGCGTCACGCAGGACGCCAGCGCGCCCGAGCATCGTGCGACCACCCGGCCGGCGACCGGCGTCTCCCGCGTCCCACTGCCGCCCCGCCCAGCGAGTCAGGACGGTTGA
- a CDS encoding Rossmann-fold NAD(P)-binding domain-containing protein gives MTAIYNCLNPAYHRWLTDWPPLATALLTAAERSGAPLVIAGCLYGYGEVTGPMTEQNPLAATHPKLKMRADMWRDALAAQRSGRIHAVTEVRGSDYLQAQSIFSFFLGKPLLAGRRTFAPAPLDVPRTWTSINDVAAMLVTAATDQRAWNRAWHVPSAAPMTIRELATRFTEVAGAPAPKLTSVPGAILRAAGLFIPMLREFQTTAYQFARPFVMDSTAATTTFGLRHQPIDEALREAVALLGDATGATAATPDGHHGTA, from the coding sequence GTGACCGCGATCTACAACTGCCTCAACCCGGCCTACCACCGCTGGCTCACCGACTGGCCGCCGCTGGCCACCGCGCTGCTCACCGCCGCCGAGCGCTCCGGCGCCCCGCTGGTGATCGCCGGTTGTCTCTACGGGTACGGCGAGGTCACCGGCCCGATGACCGAGCAGAACCCGCTCGCCGCCACCCACCCCAAGCTGAAGATGCGCGCCGACATGTGGCGCGACGCCCTCGCCGCCCAGCGCTCCGGCCGGATCCACGCCGTCACCGAGGTACGCGGCAGCGACTACCTCCAGGCACAGTCGATCTTCAGCTTCTTTTTGGGAAAGCCGCTGCTCGCCGGGCGCCGCACCTTCGCCCCCGCCCCGCTCGACGTGCCGCGCACCTGGACGTCGATCAACGACGTGGCGGCGATGCTGGTCACCGCCGCCACCGACCAGCGGGCGTGGAACCGGGCCTGGCACGTGCCCAGCGCGGCGCCGATGACGATCCGGGAACTCGCCACCCGATTCACCGAGGTGGCCGGAGCACCCGCGCCGAAGCTCACCAGCGTCCCCGGCGCGATCCTCCGCGCCGCCGGCCTCTTCATCCCGATGCTGCGCGAGTTCCAGACCACGGCGTACCAGTTCGCGCGGCCGTTCGTCATGGACTCCACGGCCGCCACCACCACCTTCGGCCTACGCCACCAGCCGATCGACGAGGCGCTGCGCGAGGCGGTCGCGCTGCTCGGCGACGCCACCGGCGCGACTGCCGCGACCCCGGACGGGCACCACGGCACCGCCTGA
- a CDS encoding FAD-dependent oxidoreductase encodes MAVHLIVGAGMVGATTARQLAERGEQVRIVSRSGRGPNHPGSGGSPSTPPTPTGSANSRRA; translated from the coding sequence ATGGCCGTACACCTGATCGTCGGCGCCGGCATGGTCGGCGCGACCACCGCCCGACAGCTCGCCGAGCGCGGCGAGCAGGTCCGGATCGTCAGCCGCTCCGGCCGGGGCCCGAACCACCCCGGGTCGGGCGGATCGCCGTCGACGCCACCGACGCCGACCGGCTCAGCGAACTCGCGCAGGGCGTGA
- a CDS encoding TetR/AcrR family transcriptional regulator, with product MPAATIRARARAEMINEIKAIARRHLATEGANLSLRAVARDMGMVSSAIYRYFPSRDDLLTALIVDGYHALGDAAEAADAEVTDRTDLRGRWLAVSHAVRRWALAHPAEYALLFGSPVPGYAAPQETTVAATRTPATMIGILLDGFVAGTLTDPGPGELPGPVRADLAAVRDALFEGLPESLLARGATGWLQCFGAVSFELFGQLDGLIEAREEHFDHQMRRMSDLIGLP from the coding sequence ATGCCTGCCGCCACCATCCGGGCCAGGGCCCGAGCCGAGATGATCAATGAGATCAAGGCGATCGCCCGTCGCCACCTCGCCACGGAGGGGGCCAATCTCTCGCTGCGCGCCGTCGCCCGGGACATGGGGATGGTCTCCTCGGCGATCTACCGCTACTTCCCCAGCCGGGACGACTTGCTCACCGCACTGATCGTGGACGGCTACCACGCCCTCGGCGACGCCGCCGAGGCCGCCGACGCCGAGGTCACCGACCGCACCGACCTGCGCGGCCGGTGGCTCGCCGTCAGCCACGCGGTACGCCGCTGGGCGCTGGCCCACCCCGCCGAGTACGCCCTGCTCTTCGGCAGCCCGGTCCCCGGTTACGCCGCCCCGCAGGAAACCACCGTGGCGGCCACCCGGACCCCGGCCACCATGATCGGGATCCTCCTCGACGGCTTCGTCGCCGGCACCCTGACCGATCCCGGTCCCGGTGAACTACCCGGCCCGGTGCGCGCCGACCTCGCCGCCGTCCGCGACGCGCTCTTCGAGGGGCTCCCCGAGTCCCTCCTGGCCCGGGGCGCCACTGGCTGGCTCCAGTGCTTCGGCGCCGTCAGTTTCGAACTCTTCGGCCAGCTCGACGGCCTGATCGAGGCGCGGGAGGAGCACTTCGACCACCAGATGCGCCGGATGTCCGACCTGATCGGCCTGCCCTGA
- a CDS encoding VOC family protein translates to MDITIHYTFLPHNDADAALAFYRDTLGFEVRNDVGYEGMRWITVGPEKQPGTSIVLHPPAADPGVTEDERRTITEMMAKGTYGAVTLATPDLDGVFGRLESSGAEVVQEPTEQPYGVRDCAFRDPAGNLLRINEVR, encoded by the coding sequence ATGGACATCACCATTCACTACACCTTCCTCCCGCACAACGACGCCGACGCCGCCCTGGCCTTCTACCGCGACACCCTCGGCTTCGAGGTACGCAACGACGTGGGATACGAGGGAATGCGCTGGATCACGGTCGGCCCCGAGAAGCAGCCGGGCACCTCGATCGTGCTGCACCCGCCGGCCGCCGACCCCGGCGTCACCGAGGACGAACGTCGCACCATCACCGAGATGATGGCCAAGGGCACCTACGGCGCCGTCACCCTGGCCACCCCCGACCTCGACGGCGTCTTCGGCCGGCTGGAGTCCAGCGGCGCCGAGGTCGTCCAGGAACCGACCGAGCAGCCGTACGGCGTGCGTGACTGCGCGTTCCGCGATCCGGCGGGCAACCTGCTCCGGATCAACGAGGTCCGCTGA
- a CDS encoding ATP-binding cassette domain-containing protein, whose product MSMATKADNRSAAPHGADSHDLIRVQGARENNLADVSVEIPKRRLTVFTGVSGSGKSSLVFGTIAAESQRLINETYSAFVQGFMPTLARPEVDVLDGLTTAIIVDQERMGANARSTVGTVTDANAMLRILFSRLGQPHIGSPQAFSFNVASISGAGAVTIERGGTTTKERRSFSITGGMCPRCEGMGRVNDFDLSALYDDSKSLNEGALTIPGYSMDGWQGRIFRGCGFLDPDKPIRKYTKRELADLLHKEPTKIKVDGINLTYAGLIPQIQKSFLAKDVEAMQPHIRAFVERAVTFTACPECGGTRLSAAARSSKIKGINIADACAMQISDLAEWLRGLDEPSVAPLLASLRHTLDSFVEIGLGYLSLDRPSGTLSGGEAQRTKMIRHLGSALTDVTYVFDEPTIGLHPHDIARMNDLLLRLRDKGNTVLVVEHKPETIAIADHVVDLGPGAGTAGGTICFEGTVEGLRTSGTVTGRHLDDRVTLKESVRTPTGRLPIRGAARHNLRDVDVDIPLGVLVAVTGVAGSGKSSLIHGSVPAGAGVVSVGQDPIRGSRRSNPATYTGLLEPIRKAFAKANGVKPALFSANSEGACPNCNGAGVIYTDLAMMAGVATTCEECEGKRFQASVLEYHLGGRDISEVLAMSVTDAEKFFGAGDARTPAAHAVLDRLADVGLGYLSLGQPLTTLSGGERQRLKLATHMGEKGGVYVLDEPTTGLHLADVAHLLGLLDRLVDAGKSVIVIEHHQAVMAHADWIIDLGPGAGHDGGRIVFEGTPADLVSARSTLTGEHLAAYVGA is encoded by the coding sequence ATGAGCATGGCCACGAAGGCGGACAACCGGTCGGCCGCGCCGCACGGTGCCGACAGCCACGACCTGATCCGCGTGCAGGGTGCGCGCGAGAACAATCTCGCCGATGTCAGCGTCGAGATCCCGAAGCGTCGACTCACGGTGTTCACCGGCGTTTCCGGCTCGGGCAAGAGTTCGCTGGTGTTCGGCACGATCGCCGCGGAGTCGCAGCGGCTGATCAACGAGACCTACAGCGCCTTCGTGCAGGGCTTCATGCCGACGCTGGCCCGGCCCGAGGTCGACGTGCTCGACGGGCTGACCACCGCGATCATCGTCGACCAGGAGCGGATGGGGGCCAACGCCCGGTCCACCGTCGGCACCGTGACCGATGCCAACGCGATGCTGCGCATCCTCTTCAGCCGGCTCGGCCAGCCGCACATCGGCTCGCCGCAGGCATTCTCCTTCAACGTCGCCTCGATCAGCGGCGCGGGAGCGGTCACCATCGAGCGCGGGGGCACCACGACCAAGGAACGGCGGAGCTTCAGCATCACCGGTGGCATGTGCCCGCGCTGCGAGGGCATGGGCCGGGTCAACGACTTCGATTTGTCCGCGCTCTACGACGACAGCAAGTCGCTCAACGAGGGCGCGCTCACCATTCCCGGCTACAGCATGGACGGCTGGCAGGGCCGCATCTTCCGCGGCTGCGGCTTCCTCGACCCGGACAAGCCGATCCGCAAGTACACCAAGCGGGAGCTGGCCGACCTGCTCCACAAGGAGCCGACCAAGATCAAGGTTGACGGGATCAACCTGACGTACGCGGGGCTGATCCCGCAGATCCAGAAGTCGTTCCTGGCCAAGGACGTCGAGGCGATGCAGCCGCACATCCGTGCCTTCGTGGAGCGGGCGGTGACGTTCACCGCCTGCCCGGAGTGTGGTGGCACCCGGCTCAGCGCGGCGGCCCGGTCGTCGAAGATCAAGGGGATCAACATCGCCGACGCCTGCGCGATGCAGATCAGCGATCTCGCCGAGTGGCTGCGGGGCCTGGACGAGCCCTCCGTCGCGCCGCTGCTGGCGTCGTTGCGGCACACCCTCGACTCGTTCGTGGAGATCGGGTTGGGCTACCTCTCGCTCGACCGGCCCTCGGGCACCCTCTCCGGCGGCGAGGCGCAGCGCACCAAGATGATCCGTCACCTCGGGTCGGCGCTGACCGACGTCACCTACGTCTTCGACGAGCCCACCATCGGCCTGCACCCGCACGACATCGCCCGGATGAACGACCTGCTGCTGCGACTGCGGGACAAGGGCAACACGGTGCTCGTCGTGGAGCACAAGCCGGAGACGATCGCGATCGCCGACCACGTCGTCGACCTCGGTCCCGGTGCCGGCACGGCCGGCGGCACCATCTGCTTCGAGGGCACCGTCGAAGGGCTGCGGACCAGTGGCACGGTCACCGGCCGCCATCTCGACGACCGGGTCACCCTCAAGGAATCCGTGCGGACGCCCACCGGGCGGCTGCCGATCCGGGGCGCGGCGCGGCACAACCTGCGCGACGTCGACGTCGACATCCCGCTCGGGGTGCTGGTCGCCGTCACCGGCGTCGCCGGATCCGGCAAGAGTTCGCTCATCCACGGGTCGGTTCCCGCCGGGGCGGGAGTGGTGTCGGTCGGCCAGGATCCGATCCGCGGGTCGCGACGGAGCAACCCGGCGACGTATACCGGACTGCTCGAACCGATCCGCAAGGCGTTCGCGAAGGCCAACGGGGTGAAGCCCGCGCTGTTCAGCGCCAACTCCGAAGGCGCCTGCCCCAACTGCAACGGCGCCGGCGTCATCTACACCGACCTGGCGATGATGGCGGGCGTGGCCACCACCTGCGAGGAGTGCGAAGGGAAACGGTTCCAGGCATCGGTGCTGGAATACCACCTCGGCGGCCGTGACATCAGCGAGGTGCTCGCGATGTCGGTGACCGACGCCGAGAAGTTCTTCGGTGCCGGCGACGCCCGCACCCCGGCCGCGCACGCCGTCCTCGACCGGCTCGCCGACGTCGGGCTCGGCTACCTCAGCCTCGGCCAGCCGCTGACCACCCTGTCCGGCGGCGAGCGGCAGCGGCTCAAGCTGGCCACCCACATGGGCGAGAAGGGGGGCGTGTACGTCCTCGACGAGCCGACCACCGGCCTGCACCTCGCCGACGTGGCGCACCTGCTCGGCCTGCTCGACCGGCTCGTCGACGCCGGCAAGTCGGTCATCGTCATCGAGCACCACCAGGCGGTCATGGCGCACGCTGACTGGATCATCGACCTCGGCCCGGGCGCCGGCCACGACGGCGGCCGGATCGTCTTCGAGGGCACGCCCGCCGACCTCGTCTCCGCCCGGTCCACCCTCACCGGCGAGCACCTGGCCGCCTACGTCGGCGCCTGA
- a CDS encoding ABC transporter substrate-binding protein: MTVTHPARRAVPAARGLLATLLTGALVLVTAACDGDPEPTPGTIRIGMITNIDGSLQVPGSELRDGFQLYLDMRDGRLGGHPAELIVADEGYDGEVVVESATKLLEQERVSAVTGIINGGNVAAILPLINEHEVPLVGALGRPALTEVTYVWHTNLISVEPGVAMAPFVKQQVKEGRVFAIGPDFQSGRDELRGFVDTFTDLGGQLANPGGRAVFSPFPVTEDFGPYLKAIEESGADAVYCFFDAQNAITFVKQYAESSVADLPLYAAGFVTEPASLIEQGDAAEGIYNGLNYSPDLDNAANREFVSAWNATYPGRVPTSIVMASYDAAAVLDRAVAAAGTNPSPQAINAAIAGLGQLNSPRGPWQFAKTTHAPIQKWYLRQVRRDGRALTNVVVSELATLGG, from the coding sequence GTGACCGTCACCCATCCGGCCCGACGCGCCGTCCCAGCTGCCCGAGGGCTGCTCGCCACCCTGCTGACCGGTGCGCTGGTGCTCGTCACCGCCGCCTGCGACGGCGACCCGGAGCCCACACCCGGGACCATCCGGATCGGGATGATCACCAACATCGACGGCTCGCTCCAGGTACCCGGTTCCGAACTGCGCGACGGGTTTCAGCTCTACCTGGACATGCGCGACGGACGGCTGGGCGGCCACCCGGCCGAGCTGATCGTCGCCGACGAGGGATACGACGGCGAGGTGGTCGTCGAGTCCGCCACGAAACTGCTGGAACAGGAGCGGGTCTCGGCCGTCACCGGCATCATCAACGGCGGCAACGTCGCGGCCATCCTGCCGCTCATCAACGAGCACGAGGTGCCGCTCGTCGGCGCGCTGGGGCGGCCGGCGCTGACCGAGGTGACGTACGTCTGGCACACCAACCTGATCTCGGTGGAGCCGGGCGTGGCCATGGCGCCGTTCGTCAAGCAGCAGGTCAAGGAGGGCAGGGTCTTCGCCATCGGGCCGGACTTCCAGAGTGGCCGGGACGAGCTGCGCGGTTTCGTCGACACGTTCACCGACCTCGGCGGCCAGCTGGCCAACCCCGGCGGGCGGGCCGTCTTCAGCCCGTTCCCGGTCACCGAGGACTTCGGGCCGTATCTGAAGGCGATCGAGGAATCGGGCGCCGACGCGGTCTACTGCTTCTTCGACGCGCAGAACGCCATCACCTTCGTCAAGCAGTACGCCGAGTCGAGCGTGGCCGACCTGCCGCTCTACGCGGCGGGCTTCGTGACCGAACCGGCAAGCCTGATCGAGCAGGGCGACGCGGCGGAGGGCATCTACAACGGTCTCAACTACTCACCCGACCTCGACAACGCGGCCAACCGGGAGTTCGTCTCGGCCTGGAACGCAACCTATCCCGGCCGGGTGCCCACCTCTATCGTGATGGCGTCGTACGACGCGGCGGCCGTCCTGGACCGGGCGGTCGCAGCGGCTGGCACGAACCCGAGCCCGCAGGCGATCAACGCCGCGATCGCCGGCCTCGGGCAGCTCAACAGCCCGCGCGGGCCGTGGCAGTTCGCGAAGACCACGCATGCGCCGATCCAGAAGTGGTATCTCCGCCAGGTCCGCCGGGACGGCCGGGCGCTGACCAACGTCGTCGTCTCGGAGTTGGCCACGCTCGGTGGCTGA
- a CDS encoding roadblock/LC7 domain-containing protein, protein MTSPNDLSWLLQNFVGRTPEVSHALAISTDGLVLAHNHGLPRDRADQLAATGSGLIALLVGAARFFEAGSVISNVTQMEGGFMFCMAFSDGASLLVLASPGCDVGQVSYEMTDLANRMGEVLTPAVRSQLLGML, encoded by the coding sequence GTGACAAGCCCGAACGACCTGAGCTGGCTGTTGCAGAACTTCGTCGGCCGAACACCCGAGGTCAGCCATGCCCTCGCCATCTCGACCGACGGGCTGGTCCTGGCACACAACCACGGCCTGCCCCGAGACCGGGCGGACCAGCTCGCCGCCACCGGCAGCGGGCTGATCGCCCTGCTCGTCGGGGCCGCCCGCTTCTTCGAGGCCGGCTCGGTGATCTCGAATGTGACGCAGATGGAGGGCGGGTTCATGTTCTGCATGGCGTTCAGCGACGGGGCCTCGCTGCTCGTGCTGGCCTCCCCGGGCTGCGACGTGGGCCAGGTCTCGTACGAGATGACCGACCTGGCGAACCGGATGGGTGAGGTGCTCACCCCTGCGGTGCGTTCCCAGCTGCTGGGCATGCTGTGA